The DNA segment GTCGTCCGAGCGCTTCCCTCAGCGGCCGACGCCGATTTCACGACGCTTCGCACCGAGCTGCTTCGAGCCGCGAGCGACCCCAGGGTCGCACGCGGCTCGTCGGCGTCTCGGCGGGCGGATGTCTCGTCGACACCGAACGCACCCGTACCGAACGAGGTTCGCGGTGCGTGACATCCTGCTGTTCGTCTGGCTCATCCCGCGCAACCTCGGGGTGCTGCTGATCCGCGGCTACCGGAAGCTCATCTCGCCGCTCTACGGCGACGTGTGCCGCTACTACCCGAGTTGCTCGGCCTACGGACTCGGTTCCGTGCAGCAGCGCGGACTCCTCATCGGCTCGCTCCTCACCGGGTGGCGGATCCTCCGGTGCAACCCGTGGAGTCCGGGCGGCATCGACGACGTACGCCTCGCGAAGCACGATCGCTATCGCATCACCCCGTTCGGCTGGGTGCTTCCCGCCGCGTGGGTCTCCTCCACACCGTCTTCATCGGATGCCGCGCCCGAGGCGTCCGCCCACGAGCACCACGCTCACGCTCACAGCTGAAAGGCCTGAACCAGGTTCGTCATGCCCGATATCTTCAGTATTCTGCTCTGGCCCATCAAGTGGGCCATCGAGCTGATCCTCGTCGCGTTCCACTGGCTCTGGACCAACATCGGCCTCGACCCCGACGGCGGCATCACGTGGGTGCTCTCGATCGTCGGTCTCGTGATCGTCGTGCGTGCGGCGCTCATCCCGATCTTTGTGCGTCAGATCAAGAGCCAGCGCCGGATGCTCGAGGTTGCGCCGCAGCTCAAGAAGATCCAGGACAAGTACAAGGGCAAGAAGGACCAGTTCTCACGCGAAGCCATGTCGCGCGAGACGATGGAGCTCTACAAGCGCACGGGTACCAACCCGCTTTCGTCGTGCCTTCCCCTGCTCCTCCAGATGCCGATCTTCTTCGGTCTGTTCCAGGTGCTCAACGGTGCACAGCATGACCAGCAGGGTGTGGGCGCGCTGTCGCAGGAGCTCGCGAACTCGTTCGCCAATTCCGAGTTCCTCGGCGCCCCGCTCCAGGCGACCTTCATCGGCGCTTGGAACGCCGGCGGCCCGTGGCAGGTCATCGTCATCGCCGTCACCATGATCATCCTCATGACGGCGTCGCAGTTCATCACGCAGCTGCAGATCGTCTCGAAGAACATGTCGCCCGAGACCAAGGCGAGCCCCATGTTCCGCCAGCAGCGCATCCTGCTGTACCTGCTCCCCCTCGTGTTCGCCTTCTCGGGTGTCGCTTTCCCGCTCGGCGTCATGTTCTACTGGCTGGTCTCGAACTTCTGGACCATGGGTCAGCAGTTCGTCGTCATCCGCAACATGCCGACGCCTGGCAGTGAAGCCGCGAAGGCACGCGAAGAGCGCCTGGCCCGCAAGGGGAAGCTCGTCGTCGAGGACAAGCAGTCAGGCTCGATCGACGCGGACATCGCGAAGCCCATCGTCACGCAGCGCCAGCAGCCCGTGAGCAAGCAGCGCGCGAAGAAGCAGCAGAACCGACCCAACCAGAACGGAAAATGAGCATGACCGACCTGCAGCAGGCCGATGACCGCACGATCGCACAGCTCGAGGAAGAGGGCGACATCGCGGCGGACTACATCGAGGAACTCCTCGACATCTGCGACCTCGACGGTGACATCGACATCGATGCGCGCAACGGTCGCGCCTACCTCTCGGTGAACGCCGGCAGCGGCGCGAACCTCGGCGTCCTTTCGAAGCCCGAGACGGTGAGTGCGCTCCAGGAGCTCACGCGCCTCGCGGTGCAGACGAAGACCGGCGCGTTCTCCCGCCTCATCCTCGACATCGGCGGCTCACGCGATGCTCGCCGCAACGAGCTCGCTTCGCTTGTGGCCCGCGCCGCAGAGCGCATCGAGGGCGGCGCAAGCGAGGCAGCCCTCCCCCGATGTCGTCGTACGAGCGCAAGCTCGTGCACGACCTCGTTGCTGAGCGCGGTCTCCACTCCGAATCGCGCGGCGAGGGCGCCGACCGTCACACCGTCATCACGCGCTCCGCGTGATGCGGCGTTCATTCGCGCTCTCGATGTTTCACGTGAAACGATGACCGACCACCTCGAGCTCGAGCCTGAGCCGTCCGCCGCCGCCGTTCTCTTCGGCGAGCACCTCGAGCAGGGCCGCGCCTTCACGGAGGCGCTCGCGCGCCACGGCGAAGAACTCGGTCTCATCGGGCCGCTCGAGCTGCCGCGACTCTGGACCCGTCACGTCCTGAACTCGGCACTCATGGCTCCGCTGCTTCGGCCGGGCCGCGTCGCGGACGTGGGCTCCGGTGCCGGACTACCCGGGCTCGTGCTGGCGATCATCCGACCGGATGTCTCGTTGACGCTCATCGAGCCGATGGAGCGTCGCGTCGCATGGCTCGAGCGCCAGGTCGACGAACTCGGCCTGTCGAACGTCGAGGTCCTACGTGCACGTGCTGAAGATACGAAACTCAACGGAACGTTCGATCAAGTGACCGCACGCGCCGTGAGCGCGCTTCGCACCCTCATCCCGATCACCGCTCCCCTCCTCCGCCCCGGCGGCGAACTGGTTCTCCTGAAGGGTGCCGGGGTCGACGGCGAGATCGGTTCGGCCGAGAAGGCGATCCGGAAGTACCGGGTGCGAGACGGTGAAGTGCTCGTGCTCGGCGAAGGCGTCCTCGCCGAGGTGACGAGGGTGTACCGCGCGACGGTCGGCTGACTTCTCGCAGTCGCCCGAGTTGTCGTTGGACCCGCTGCCGGTCCACCGTCCGACCGAGAGGCCATTGCCTCATCGTCATGCGCAGGTCGGGCAGCGCAGAAATGCGACTCGCTCAAAGCTGCGCTTTCCGGGGCGCTGGTTCGTTCTGGTCGTCAGCGTCCGTCTGCTACCCACCTTCGTCGCAGTACACGTGTTTCACGTGAAACATCCGAGACGGCAGGCTGCCCGATCCGCTCTGAACGCTGCCGTTCGGTGAAGAGACGTGTTCAAGTGCGGCGCCGGGGCGCCCCGCGACCGGCAGTGCCCCGAGCCCCCGACGCCGAATCCTGTCGGTGACGTCGGCGACGGCGACCGCATGCACGAGTGCGGCGTCGTGCTACCGACACGTGGTCGGCCCGCACATGTTTCACGTGAAACGGCGTGCTCGGCCCGTATGCAGCGCATGATTCACGTGAAACGCCTCCTCCCCTGCTCCGCGGCCGGTGAGTGTTTCTGGTTGTGTCGGGTTGCGAGATCGTCGAAGTCGGACGGCACGGTTAGGCTTGTGTGTCAGGTTCGCTTCCCAGATTTTGCCGGGAATCGAGCACACCAATGAAGTGCGGTGGGAGAGTCGGTATGGCGCAGGGCGGGGGACGCGGTTGGTTTCGCAAGCGTACGCACTCCGACTCGACCGCACCCGCCGAACCCACGATGCTGTCGTCCGACGTACCCGCAGAATCGGTGACGATCGAGCAACTGTTCGACGCAGAGTCGATGTCGGATCCTCCGTCCTCCGACACAACTGTGGCGGGAGACGACGTTCCATCGGACCCTGGTTCCGCGGCGCGGTCGGTCGAACCGCCCTCCTCCTCGACGAGCCGCGAGTCATCCGAATCTGCGCGCTCGAACGATCACGTCGAGCTCGCCGATGGGGTGTCGACCGGCGTCGGGCAACCCGCCCAGGAGTGGCGACCGAACCCGCCCCCGACCCCCGTGATTGATTCGAGTCCCGCCCTGAACGAAGAACCGACCCAGCCCGTTCCCGCATCGCGGGCCGCGATCGATTGGGATGCCGCGACCGCAGCGGCACTCTCGGAGGGTTTCGACGGCGTCGCATCGAGCATCGAGAGTCGGTGGGTCGCCAGTACCGGCCACAGCGAAGCCGATCAACTCCTCGAAGACATCATCCGAGAGATCGTCGGCGACGCAGCAGCAGACACCGTCTCCGCGTTGCACCACCCGTCGGCACCGGTCCCGTCCGATCATGCTCCGTCCGCTTCGGCGGCGACTGCCGCGCCGACCAATCTCGACGAGACGCGGGTCGCGTCTCCCGTGAAACCGAGCACGGATCCTGACTCGTCCGCGATCGCGACGGATCCGGAGGCCTCCAGCCGGGCCATAGACGACCTCCCCGCTTCGACCAGGAACGCGCACGATGAGGCTGCTCAGGCAGAATCCGCCGACGCGAACCCGCTTCCGGTGCCTACGGGCCCAGGATCCCTGTCCGCCGAGCAGCGTTCACCGGCTCTTGCCGACGACTCGTTCGTTCCCGCACCGCCGTCGGATCTGCGGGCCGCGGGTGCGGCACCCGCAACAGTGCCGCCAACTCAGATCGCGCCGACGGCGCATCCTGAATCACCCGCCGATGTTTCACGTGAAACATCGCACATCTACGGAGGAACTCCCCTGGCCGATGAACTTGCCGAAGAAACGCGTCGGCGAATCGCCCTTGAAGAAGCCGTGCTTCCACTCCCGGCCGCGACCCGCATCTTCACGATTTCGAACCAGAAGGGCGGCGTCGGCAAGACGACCACCGCAGTCAACCTGGCCGCGGCACTCGCCCGCTCCGGTGCTCGGGTGCTCGTCATCGACCTCGATCCGCAGGGGAACGCGTCCACCGCGCTCGGCGTAGACCACCGGTCTGAGCAGCAGAGCGTCTACGAGGTCCTCGTTCAAGACCTGCCACTCGCCGCGGTCGTTCGGCCGACCACGGAGCACGAGCGCTTGGATTGCGTCCCCGCGACCATTCATCTCGCAGGCGCCGAGATCGAACTCGTCTCGCTCGTCGCGCGCGAGCAGCGCCTCCGCCGTGCGCTCGACACGCATCTCGCGCAGATGACCGATCCGTACCACTACGTGTTCATCGATTGCCCGCCGTCGCTCGGGCTCTTGACGATCAATGCATTCGTGGCCGCGCGGGAGGTGCTCATCCCGATCCAGTGCGAGTACTACGCGCTCGAAGGTCTGTCGCAGCTTCTCAGCAACATCGAACTCATCGAGAAGCACCTCAATCCGGTGCTCAAGCTCAGCACGATCCTGCTCACGATGTACGACTCCCGTACGAATCTGGCGCAGCAGGTGGCGCAAGAGGTGCGCGACCACTTCCCGACGCAGACGCTCTCAACGATCATCCCGCGCTCGG comes from the Agromyces protaetiae genome and includes:
- the yidD gene encoding membrane protein insertion efficiency factor YidD; the protein is MRDILLFVWLIPRNLGVLLIRGYRKLISPLYGDVCRYYPSCSAYGLGSVQQRGLLIGSLLTGWRILRCNPWSPGGIDDVRLAKHDRYRITPFGWVLPAAWVSSTPSSSDAAPEASAHEHHAHAHS
- the yidC gene encoding membrane protein insertase YidC; this encodes MPDIFSILLWPIKWAIELILVAFHWLWTNIGLDPDGGITWVLSIVGLVIVVRAALIPIFVRQIKSQRRMLEVAPQLKKIQDKYKGKKDQFSREAMSRETMELYKRTGTNPLSSCLPLLLQMPIFFGLFQVLNGAQHDQQGVGALSQELANSFANSEFLGAPLQATFIGAWNAGGPWQVIVIAVTMIILMTASQFITQLQIVSKNMSPETKASPMFRQQRILLYLLPLVFAFSGVAFPLGVMFYWLVSNFWTMGQQFVVIRNMPTPGSEAAKAREERLARKGKLVVEDKQSGSIDADIAKPIVTQRQQPVSKQRAKKQQNRPNQNGK
- the rsmG gene encoding 16S rRNA (guanine(527)-N(7))-methyltransferase RsmG, whose product is MTDHLELEPEPSAAAVLFGEHLEQGRAFTEALARHGEELGLIGPLELPRLWTRHVLNSALMAPLLRPGRVADVGSGAGLPGLVLAIIRPDVSLTLIEPMERRVAWLERQVDELGLSNVEVLRARAEDTKLNGTFDQVTARAVSALRTLIPITAPLLRPGGELVLLKGAGVDGEIGSAEKAIRKYRVRDGEVLVLGEGVLAEVTRVYRATVG
- a CDS encoding ParA family protein translates to MYGGTPLADELAEETRRRIALEEAVLPLPAATRIFTISNQKGGVGKTTTAVNLAAALARSGARVLVIDLDPQGNASTALGVDHRSEQQSVYEVLVQDLPLAAVVRPTTEHERLDCVPATIHLAGAEIELVSLVAREQRLRRALDTHLAQMTDPYHYVFIDCPPSLGLLTINAFVAAREVLIPIQCEYYALEGLSQLLSNIELIEKHLNPVLKLSTILLTMYDSRTNLAQQVAQEVRDHFPTQTLSTIIPRSVRVSEAPSYGQSVISYDYSSTGSLSYREAAGEIARRGARQSQENN